GAAACAGCGACCGGCCGGTTTTTTTGAAACTCGACCCTTCCGTGAACGATCCAGCCGTCATGGTACGGGCGATCGAAAAGGCCGGGGGTGATGGCGTGGTGGCCATAAACTCGCTCGGCCCGGTCTATCCTTACGACGCCACGCTGAAGCGTTCGCCCATGGGAAGCGGGGACGGCTTCGGTTGGATCAGCGGTCCGGCGATCAAGACGCTGGCTCTCTCGATGGTCAGAAGAATACGCGAGGTCACCTGCCTCCCCGTTATAGGCGTGGGAGGCATCGCGAGCGCGGGGGACGTGGTCGATTTTTTGAGCGCCGGTGCCGACGCGGTGCAACTGCTTTCCGGAGCGTTGATAAAGGGAAAGGATATATACTCGAGAATAATCTCCGACCTTCCGAAGGTTCTGGAGAGCAGGGGCTTTCACAGTGTCGCGGAGGCGGTCTCAAGCGTCCGGCAGCCAGGTCTATCCTTCGAGGTGCGCAATCCGGCGATCGATCACGATAAGTGCACCAGGTGTGGTCTTTGCGTTTCGGTCTGCCCTTACTTCGCCCTCTCGCTGAACGGGATGGTGGAGGTCGATAGGGAGTCATGTTTCGGTTGCGGGCTCTGTCAGTCGCGTTGCCCGGTCGGTGCGATCGGGGGTGTGCTGATTTGAGTAAGTACCGCCTAAGGTGCATAACCTGCTCGCAAGAGTACGACCCGGCGGAGGTGGAGTACACCTGCCCGGTCTGTGGCGATAGAAAGGGTACGCTGGAAGTGATCTATGATTTCGATATCGTCAGGCGTGAGTATTCGAGAAACAGGTTCGATTTAGGCAAAAACGGAATCTGGGCCTTCGATTTTCTCCTCCCCTTCGAGGGCGATCATTTCAAGCCGAACCTGCTGGTGGGCAACACTCCGCTTTACAGGTGCGATAATCTCTCGCGGAAGTACGGGGTAGGAGAAGTGTTCATAAAGGACGATGGAAGAAATCCCACGGCCTCCTTCAAAGACAGGGCAAGCTCGGTGGTCGTGGCCAAGGCCGTCGAGAAGGGTTACGGAACGGTCTTCTGCGCCTCGACAGGCAACGCCGCGAGTTCTCTCTCGGGCATGGCTGCAGTTTCGGGGCTCGAGAGCGTCATCTTCGTCCCGGCGACGGCACCACAGGCCAAGCTGACACAGCTCCAGGTTTACGGCTCGAAGGTTCTGGCGATAGAGGACAGCTACGATAGGGCTTTCGATCTGTCGATGGAGATCGGTCTTTCAAGGGGTTGGTACTGCCGCAACAGTGCCATAAATCCGTATCTGCTGGAAGGGAAAAAGACCTGCGCGCTCGAGTTGGCCTTTTCGATGATTGGCGGGCTTCCCGATTATGTTTTCGTCTCGGCCGGCGACGGCACGGTTTTATCCAGCTTCCACAAGGGTTTCGACGACCTGAGGGAGATGGGAGTGATCGACAGGCTTCCAATCATTGTAGGGGTCCAGGCCTCTGGCGCGGCTGCGATAAAGAAGACTTACGAAGCCGGTTTCCCCTTCGAGCCGATCGATATTCGGGCCAACTCGGTTGCCGACAGCATCTGCGTGGGCAAGCCG
This portion of the Mesotoga infera genome encodes:
- a CDS encoding 4Fe-4S binding protein produces the protein MDLSARLGKLSLSNPVMPASGPLTGDDKKMLSIAAFGVGAMVTKTISTVAAKVPRPCIIATNSYVVNTELWSEFPYERWLEEFIPAFRGESDLPLIVSLGYSPNDLEKLVPLFDKYADAFELSTHYVADDPSLMEELISAVKRNSDRPVFLKLDPSVNDPAVMVRAIEKAGGDGVVAINSLGPVYPYDATLKRSPMGSGDGFGWISGPAIKTLALSMVRRIREVTCLPVIGVGGIASAGDVVDFLSAGADAVQLLSGALIKGKDIYSRIISDLPKVLESRGFHSVAEAVSSVRQPGLSFEVRNPAIDHDKCTRCGLCVSVCPYFALSLNGMVEVDRESCFGCGLCQSRCPVGAIGGVLI
- the thrC gene encoding threonine synthase, with translation MSKYRLRCITCSQEYDPAEVEYTCPVCGDRKGTLEVIYDFDIVRREYSRNRFDLGKNGIWAFDFLLPFEGDHFKPNLLVGNTPLYRCDNLSRKYGVGEVFIKDDGRNPTASFKDRASSVVVAKAVEKGYGTVFCASTGNAASSLSGMAAVSGLESVIFVPATAPQAKLTQLQVYGSKVLAIEDSYDRAFDLSMEIGLSRGWYCRNSAINPYLLEGKKTCALELAFSMIGGLPDYVFVSAGDGTVLSSFHKGFDDLREMGVIDRLPIIVGVQASGAAAIKKTYEAGFPFEPIDIRANSVADSICVGKPRDVVKACCYTHKNKGMLIDVSDKEILEGIIEMARESGVFAEPAGATALAGFKKCARQGLLARDSRVVVVVTGNGLKDLKSPSSIMPELRRLSPEREVIEEAIGEDRFQA